A DNA window from Amycolatopsis sp. DSM 110486 contains the following coding sequences:
- a CDS encoding transposase family protein: protein MQVISASRSEWIVPFTGLEPGQFRKLVRVVASRGGEEIADGRPGRQWRLDLADRVLLVATYWRRTNLTMRQIGPLFGVSHSAAHRVIDTIGPLLALAPVRKRRIDAVAIVDGTLVPIRDHRLAAPSKNYRYSANVQIAIDAATRLVIATGDAHPGNRNDCTVYRDSGIEQDLEGRSVMADGGYQGNPAVIMPYRKPLDGSDLSAWQEDLNAGHRKIRARVEHALARMKCWKILRDYRRAASTLNDTVSGIAHLHNILLTD from the coding sequence GTGCAGGTGATCTCGGCGTCGCGGTCGGAGTGGATTGTCCCGTTTACGGGCTTGGAACCGGGTCAGTTTCGTAAGCTGGTGCGGGTCGTGGCGAGCCGTGGTGGTGAGGAGATCGCCGATGGTCGGCCTGGACGTCAGTGGCGCCTTGACCTGGCCGATCGTGTGCTGCTGGTCGCGACGTACTGGCGGCGGACGAACCTGACGATGCGCCAGATCGGGCCGCTGTTCGGGGTGTCGCATTCCGCGGCGCACCGGGTGATCGACACGATCGGTCCGCTGCTGGCGCTGGCCCCGGTCCGCAAACGCCGGATCGACGCGGTGGCGATCGTGGACGGCACCCTGGTGCCGATACGGGATCACCGGCTGGCGGCACCGTCGAAGAACTACCGATACTCGGCGAACGTGCAGATCGCCATCGACGCCGCCACCCGGCTGGTGATCGCCACCGGCGACGCACATCCGGGCAACCGCAACGACTGCACGGTCTACCGCGACTCCGGCATCGAGCAGGACCTGGAAGGGCGTTCGGTGATGGCCGACGGCGGCTACCAAGGCAACCCGGCCGTGATCATGCCCTACCGCAAACCACTTGACGGCAGCGATTTGTCGGCCTGGCAGGAAGACCTCAACGCCGGCCACCGCAAGATCCGTGCGCGCGTCGAGCACGCGCTGGCGCGGATGAAGTGCTGGAAGATCCTGCGCGACTACCGCCGCGCCGCCAGCACGCTCAACGACACCGTGTCCGGCATCGCCCACCTCCACAACATCCTCCTCACCGACTGA
- a CDS encoding recombinase family protein: protein MSTVEFQDRETSLGWQREAAKETVGGHGVIVAEFFDEGCSRRLPWRQRPAAAQLMAAAEQTNRSFDAVVIGEYERAFYGDQFDAVLTALRARGIQLWLPKAGGPVNLDDPVHQALMLFLGSQSRREVLRARHRVLAAMHVQSRVQGRFLGGRPPYGYRLADAGPHPNRAHASWGRRLHRLEPDPAARWVRWIFEQRATGRSVAGIARELNDLGVPCPSSADRERNRHRTRHEWIVRTVVGILENPRYTGRQVWNRHGARTTASAHHRVPTRPPAARGWAESEKVTHPALVDEATFSAIQGTRAARPTQHGDTRTYVLAGLVQCQLCGRRLDSHWVNGRPGYRCRHGHTSARNRPPGLAKNVYVREDHLLDDLRARFPEKLGDGDDGSAIADYVRSNHLTLICGGPTQELKPCGPPRIRATADETTEGQLQLLLL, encoded by the coding sequence ATGTCCACGGTCGAGTTCCAGGACCGGGAAACGTCGTTGGGGTGGCAGCGGGAGGCTGCCAAGGAGACGGTCGGCGGGCACGGCGTGATCGTGGCGGAGTTCTTCGACGAAGGATGTTCACGTCGGCTGCCATGGCGTCAACGGCCGGCCGCGGCACAGCTGATGGCAGCCGCGGAGCAAACGAACCGTTCGTTCGACGCTGTCGTCATCGGAGAGTACGAGCGAGCGTTCTACGGAGATCAGTTCGACGCCGTGCTGACCGCACTGCGGGCGCGGGGAATCCAGCTGTGGCTCCCGAAAGCGGGCGGTCCGGTGAACCTCGACGACCCCGTCCACCAGGCACTGATGCTGTTCCTCGGGTCCCAGTCGCGTCGCGAGGTATTACGGGCTCGGCACCGGGTTCTGGCCGCGATGCACGTCCAGTCCCGCGTTCAAGGCAGGTTCCTCGGCGGCCGACCACCCTACGGCTATCGTCTCGCCGATGCCGGCCCACACCCGAACCGAGCCCACGCGAGCTGGGGGCGCCGCCTGCACCGCCTGGAGCCTGATCCGGCCGCACGATGGGTGCGGTGGATTTTCGAACAACGAGCCACCGGGCGCAGTGTGGCCGGGATCGCGCGGGAGTTGAACGACCTCGGCGTCCCGTGCCCATCAAGCGCCGACCGGGAACGCAACCGACACCGGACGAGGCACGAGTGGATCGTCAGGACAGTCGTGGGGATCCTCGAGAATCCGAGGTACACGGGGCGGCAGGTGTGGAACCGGCACGGCGCCAGAACAACGGCTTCCGCCCATCACCGTGTTCCCACTCGACCGCCGGCGGCGCGAGGTTGGGCAGAGTCAGAGAAGGTGACACATCCAGCGCTCGTGGACGAGGCGACCTTCTCGGCGATCCAGGGCACGCGCGCGGCCCGGCCCACACAGCACGGCGACACCAGGACGTACGTGTTGGCGGGGCTCGTGCAATGTCAGCTGTGCGGCCGCCGGCTGGACTCGCATTGGGTGAACGGCCGCCCCGGCTACCGCTGCCGCCACGGCCACACCAGCGCCCGCAACCGTCCACCGGGGCTGGCGAAGAACGTCTATGTTCGCGAAGACCACTTGCTCGACGATCTCCGCGCCCGATTCCCCGAGAAGCTTGGCGACGGCGACGACGGGTCCGCGATCGCGGACTACGTGAGATCGAATCACCTGACGCTCATCTGCGGAGGTCCCACGCAAGAACTCAAACCATGCGGCCCACCACGCATACGAGCCACTGCAGACGAAACCACCGAAGGACAGCTACAGCTCCTGTTACTCTGA
- a CDS encoding RHS repeat-associated core domain-containing protein has product MRTTAVAVAAIMLASSQDAVAAPTGWHGLGWDLPALQAERSVAGKDVKALSGAAPAAPASAPVPVVHWPAAGKAQVDLPATAQGGASPKRVAAGQQVSVTRGHGRDSRTGAYSATAATAPQKHEAARVEVTTVDHAVADKAGIRGTLVQVAPVSGDTSGPVEVVVDYRSFAGAYGADFGSRLRFEQYPACVVSTPEKPECRRGTPVDSANDVKSGQLAGEVTLAPMSSATPTVLAATSDTSSGGGDFKATKLSPSGSWTAGGSSGEFDYSYPLSAPVGLGGPAPSVTLQYSSGAVDGLTSATNNQASEIGDGWSLGGGGYIERSYKSCGDDLGGNNGQTKTGDLCWATDNATVSLAGRTTELVKDAATGTWHLRADDGSRVEKLTGASNGAQGGEHWKLTAVDGTQYFFGLNHLPGWQAGNPETQSTWTEPVFGNNAGEPCNAATFAASWCQQAWRWNLDYVVDPHGNATTLYYQPETNYYGLNLNTTSAGTAYVRGGYLQRIEYGFNTRVAGVYTHAPDQIVFDTAERCVPGGAVTCDPAQLTTANAASWPDVPADQLCTQGAACPNVSPAFFSRRRITSVSTQVTDGGTGWKTVSQWTLAQSFPASGDGSSPAMWLDSITQTGKAGGSITLPPVTFHAKALANRVNPSTNYTALTRNRIDSVTNEEGGVTTVKYADPQCTPGMTMPAPEANTLACYPVYWTPGGATDPVLDWFNKYLVTDITEDGRIAGSNGAGSALSQQTVTHYDYLGGGAWHYDENWLGDPKYRTWSLWRGYGTVKTTVGQATSDPSGPPTVTQTLYLRGMDGDTLPGGGKRSVSVTDSIGEVIPDSQPLPSFTRESLTYLGGTVIGDTINDPWISAPNATNSNGLQAFYTGTGTTQTRTWIAATNSWRTTRTINTFGSYGLITQVEDDGDIADPNQATCARTTYKPNTTAYLINYVSQVQTSSGTCATPASSATIVSDTRSYFDHQPFGAAPTVGDVTQTDTVDSWPAGGAEHFLSPATLTSFDNYGRAVSATDSLGLTTTTAFTPATGGPLTQVATTTPQVSGTDTTTFTSTRYLDLITGATTGEVDNSGLRTDATYDALGRLTALWPPGHNKSANAPAKTTYTYTVSNTQPSVVATNTLLSNSHYATSYALVDGLGRTVQTQAPTSYAQGGRVVTDSFYDSQGRAWKTHDAYWNGDSGPTNTLLAVADNTVPSTTVSTFDSAGRATASAYQLYGVEQWRTTTVYDGDRTTTIPPHGGTASSVVTNGLGQKVQLAQYKDPAHTNPGDPADTTSYTYTHDGQLASTTDTTGHNAWTTGYDLLGRKASATDPDTGTSSFTYDNDGRMLTSTDASGRTLAYTYDNLGRKTAEYQDSTSGTKLASWTYDTVLKDKLTSSSRFAGGKTYTNTVVSYDTAGRVTNSRFTVPITETGFGGSYSFSWRYDTLSDVLRSFSSPGMGGLPGETMLSGYDDLDSPTTYQDAGSVGTLLVSETDYNPYGQVLRTNYQDPTLPNQIAVTHTYADGTNRLATTLAERATSTNFMIANRFYSYDAAGNTTSIADTPQDAPSDTQCFSYDYLQRVTQAFTPTSGNCATTPSVTGIGGAAPYWTSWTYDSTGNRLTQTQHGTTGDTTATSTYPAAGQLQPHAIQALDTTGPNGSTHSDYTYDPAGRTLIQGTGDTRQTFTYDAEGHIATATDASGKVSSYTYDADGNLLFTKDPTGTTLTLNDLELFRATGTSSTVGTRFYAFNGAPVAERNARTGLSWSMTDTQNTTYATVNADTLAVTQRRQDPYGVSRGPAPSTWPDKHGYLGGYQATTGLTHLGAREYDPNTGRFTTVDPVLNTDSPQQMNGYSYANDNPVGMSDPSGLCPFQPDGACRQSDGKLSGGDACRVGGWSCPTKDSNICGCRDRSVYANHGTPPSGGKQQPGQKAHGASGGAARGSSDDSDDDGGFWGKVWGVVKDVGEDIYEYSGAKDVVDDCFSDFALLGCAKGVVEVGSWFVPVGAAAHGAEIAAEAGGHLIEGAIASGRQVAFAAEGSAEGIAAEGSAEGIVADSGPYKISLDENGNPVGGHTSGSVRPPRNGQPPDSVHTRTGSDGTPVQNTIFDGNGDAVGHFDFKAHQGVNGPHGHVFETPGVIGGHGPTAAHIPEADLPPGWNMRP; this is encoded by the coding sequence GTGCGCACGACGGCTGTCGCGGTCGCCGCGATCATGCTGGCGTCGAGCCAGGACGCGGTCGCGGCGCCGACCGGCTGGCATGGGTTGGGATGGGATCTGCCCGCGCTGCAGGCCGAGCGCTCGGTGGCGGGCAAGGATGTGAAGGCGTTGTCCGGTGCTGCGCCGGCGGCTCCCGCATCGGCGCCTGTTCCGGTGGTGCATTGGCCTGCCGCGGGTAAGGCCCAGGTGGATCTGCCGGCTACCGCACAGGGTGGCGCGTCGCCGAAGCGGGTGGCGGCCGGGCAGCAGGTGTCGGTGACCCGCGGCCACGGCCGAGACAGCCGGACCGGCGCCTACAGTGCGACGGCGGCCACAGCGCCGCAGAAGCACGAGGCGGCCCGGGTCGAGGTCACCACGGTGGATCACGCGGTGGCCGACAAGGCGGGTATCCGCGGCACTTTGGTGCAGGTCGCCCCGGTGTCGGGCGATACGTCCGGGCCGGTCGAGGTCGTCGTGGACTATCGGTCGTTCGCCGGCGCTTATGGTGCTGATTTCGGTAGCCGGCTGCGGTTCGAACAGTATCCGGCGTGTGTGGTGAGCACGCCGGAGAAGCCGGAGTGCCGCAGGGGAACACCGGTCGACTCGGCGAATGACGTCAAGTCCGGGCAGCTTGCCGGTGAAGTCACCCTGGCCCCGATGTCGTCTGCCACGCCGACGGTGCTCGCGGCCACGTCGGACACCTCCAGCGGTGGCGGTGATTTCAAGGCGACGAAGCTGTCGCCGTCCGGTTCGTGGACCGCGGGTGGTTCCTCGGGTGAATTCGACTACTCGTACCCGCTGTCGGCCCCGGTTGGTCTGGGCGGCCCGGCGCCTTCCGTGACGCTGCAGTACTCCTCCGGCGCCGTCGACGGGCTGACGTCGGCGACGAACAACCAGGCTTCGGAAATCGGCGACGGCTGGTCCCTGGGCGGCGGCGGGTACATCGAGCGTTCGTACAAGTCCTGCGGCGACGATCTGGGTGGCAACAACGGGCAGACCAAGACCGGCGACCTGTGCTGGGCGACCGACAACGCGACGGTGTCGTTGGCCGGCAGGACGACCGAACTGGTGAAGGACGCCGCCACCGGCACCTGGCATCTGCGGGCCGACGACGGTTCCCGCGTGGAGAAGCTGACCGGTGCGAGCAATGGCGCCCAGGGCGGCGAGCACTGGAAGCTGACCGCTGTGGACGGCACCCAGTACTTCTTCGGGCTCAACCACCTGCCGGGCTGGCAGGCCGGCAACCCCGAGACCCAGTCCACCTGGACGGAGCCGGTCTTCGGCAACAACGCCGGTGAACCGTGCAACGCGGCCACGTTCGCCGCGTCGTGGTGCCAGCAGGCGTGGCGCTGGAACCTCGACTACGTGGTCGACCCGCACGGCAACGCCACGACGTTGTACTACCAGCCCGAGACCAACTACTACGGGCTCAATCTGAACACCACCAGCGCCGGCACTGCGTACGTGCGCGGCGGCTACCTGCAGCGCATCGAGTACGGCTTCAACACCCGGGTCGCGGGCGTGTACACGCACGCACCCGACCAGATCGTGTTCGACACGGCCGAACGGTGTGTGCCCGGCGGAGCCGTCACCTGTGATCCGGCCCAGCTCACCACCGCGAACGCGGCGTCGTGGCCCGACGTGCCTGCTGACCAGCTCTGTACACAGGGTGCGGCTTGCCCCAACGTGTCGCCGGCGTTTTTCTCCCGCCGTCGGATCACGTCGGTGAGCACGCAGGTCACCGACGGTGGCACCGGCTGGAAGACGGTGAGCCAGTGGACGCTGGCTCAGTCCTTCCCCGCCAGCGGCGACGGATCCAGCCCGGCGATGTGGCTGGACTCGATCACCCAGACCGGGAAGGCCGGCGGTTCGATCACGCTGCCGCCGGTGACCTTCCACGCGAAGGCCCTGGCGAACCGCGTCAACCCGAGCACCAACTACACCGCGCTGACCCGCAACCGGATCGACTCCGTCACCAACGAGGAGGGCGGCGTCACCACGGTCAAGTACGCCGACCCGCAGTGCACCCCCGGCATGACCATGCCGGCCCCGGAAGCGAACACGCTCGCGTGTTACCCGGTCTACTGGACCCCAGGCGGCGCGACCGATCCGGTCCTGGACTGGTTCAACAAGTACCTCGTCACCGACATCACCGAGGACGGCCGCATCGCCGGCAGCAACGGCGCCGGCTCGGCCCTGTCACAGCAGACCGTGACGCACTACGATTACCTCGGCGGCGGGGCTTGGCACTACGACGAGAACTGGCTCGGCGACCCGAAGTACCGCACCTGGTCGCTGTGGCGTGGCTACGGCACGGTGAAGACCACCGTCGGACAGGCCACCAGCGATCCTTCAGGACCGCCGACGGTCACCCAGACGCTTTACCTACGCGGCATGGACGGGGACACACTCCCCGGCGGCGGTAAGCGGAGCGTGTCGGTGACCGACAGCATCGGCGAGGTCATCCCCGACAGCCAGCCGCTGCCGAGTTTCACCCGCGAGTCGCTGACCTACCTCGGTGGCACGGTCATCGGCGACACGATCAACGATCCGTGGATCTCCGCGCCGAACGCGACGAACTCCAACGGTTTGCAGGCCTTCTACACCGGCACCGGCACCACTCAGACCCGCACGTGGATCGCCGCCACCAACAGTTGGCGGACCACCCGCACGATCAACACCTTCGGCAGCTACGGGCTGATCACCCAGGTCGAAGACGACGGCGACATCGCCGATCCGAACCAGGCCACCTGCGCCCGCACCACCTACAAGCCGAACACCACTGCATACCTGATCAACTACGTGAGCCAGGTCCAGACGAGCTCCGGCACCTGCGCCACACCTGCCAGCAGTGCCACCATCGTCTCCGACACCCGCTCCTACTTCGACCACCAACCGTTCGGCGCCGCGCCCACGGTCGGTGACGTCACGCAGACCGATACCGTCGACTCCTGGCCCGCCGGCGGTGCGGAGCACTTCCTGTCCCCGGCGACCCTCACCAGCTTCGACAACTACGGCCGTGCGGTGTCCGCGACCGATTCCCTGGGCCTGACCACCACCACAGCGTTTACGCCGGCCACCGGCGGTCCCCTTACCCAGGTCGCGACCACCACGCCCCAGGTCAGCGGCACCGACACCACCACGTTCACCTCGACCCGTTACCTCGATTTGATCACCGGTGCCACCACCGGAGAGGTCGACAACAGCGGGCTGCGCACCGACGCGACCTACGACGCACTGGGCCGCCTGACCGCGCTCTGGCCACCGGGGCACAACAAGAGCGCCAACGCTCCGGCCAAAACCACCTACACCTACACGGTCAGCAACACCCAGCCCAGCGTCGTCGCCACGAACACGCTGCTGTCCAACAGCCACTACGCCACCAGCTACGCATTGGTCGACGGGCTCGGCCGTACCGTGCAAACCCAGGCCCCGACCTCGTATGCGCAAGGCGGCCGGGTCGTCACGGACTCCTTCTACGACTCGCAGGGCCGGGCGTGGAAAACCCACGACGCCTACTGGAACGGTGACTCCGGGCCGACGAACACCTTGTTGGCGGTCGCGGACAACACCGTTCCGAGCACGACGGTGTCCACATTCGACAGCGCCGGGCGCGCGACGGCGTCGGCCTACCAGCTGTACGGCGTGGAACAGTGGCGCACCACCACCGTGTACGACGGTGACCGCACCACCACCATCCCACCCCACGGCGGTACCGCCAGCAGCGTCGTCACCAACGGCCTGGGACAGAAAGTCCAGCTGGCGCAATACAAAGACCCGGCTCACACCAACCCCGGCGACCCGGCCGACACCACCAGCTACACCTACACCCACGACGGTCAACTCGCCTCGACAACCGACACCACCGGCCACAACGCCTGGACCACCGGCTACGACCTGCTCGGCCGGAAAGCCTCGGCCACCGACCCGGACACCGGTACCAGCTCCTTCACCTACGACAACGACGGTCGGATGCTGACCAGCACCGACGCCAGCGGCCGCACCCTGGCCTACACCTACGACAACCTCGGCCGCAAAACCGCCGAATACCAGGATTCCACCAGCGGAACCAAGCTCGCGTCGTGGACCTACGACACCGTGCTGAAGGACAAGCTCACCAGCTCCAGCCGATTCGCGGGCGGCAAGACCTACACCAACACCGTCGTCAGCTATGACACCGCGGGCCGGGTCACCAACTCCCGGTTCACCGTCCCGATCACCGAAACCGGGTTCGGCGGCAGCTACTCGTTCTCGTGGCGCTACGACACGCTCAGCGATGTCCTGCGTTCTTTCAGCAGCCCTGGGATGGGCGGTTTGCCCGGCGAGACCATGCTCAGCGGGTACGACGACCTGGACAGTCCCACCACGTACCAGGACGCCGGCAGCGTCGGCACCCTGTTGGTCTCCGAGACCGACTACAACCCCTACGGGCAGGTTCTGCGGACCAACTACCAGGATCCGACCCTGCCCAACCAGATCGCGGTCACCCACACCTACGCAGACGGCACCAACCGGCTGGCCACGACCCTGGCCGAGCGGGCCACGTCGACGAACTTCATGATCGCCAACCGCTTCTACAGCTACGACGCGGCCGGCAACACCACCTCCATCGCCGACACGCCCCAAGACGCCCCGTCCGACACCCAATGTTTCAGCTACGACTACCTCCAGCGCGTGACCCAGGCCTTCACCCCCACCTCGGGCAACTGCGCCACCACCCCCAGCGTCACGGGTATCGGCGGTGCCGCGCCGTACTGGACGTCGTGGACCTACGACTCGACCGGTAACCGCCTCACCCAAACCCAGCACGGCACTACTGGTGACACCACCGCGACGTCGACCTACCCCGCGGCCGGGCAGCTGCAGCCGCACGCGATCCAGGCGCTGGACACCACCGGCCCGAACGGCAGCACCCACTCCGACTACACCTACGACCCCGCCGGCCGCACCCTCATCCAGGGAACCGGCGACACGCGCCAGACCTTCACCTACGACGCCGAAGGCCACATCGCCACCGCCACCGACGCCAGCGGCAAGGTCTCCAGCTACACCTACGACGCCGACGGCAACCTCCTGTTCACCAAGGACCCGACCGGCACCACCCTGACTCTCAACGACCTGGAGCTGTTCCGCGCGACCGGCACCTCGAGCACGGTCGGGACCCGGTTCTACGCGTTCAACGGCGCCCCCGTCGCCGAGCGCAACGCCAGGACCGGCCTGTCGTGGTCGATGACCGACACCCAGAACACCACCTACGCCACCGTCAACGCCGATACCCTCGCCGTCACCCAACGCCGGCAGGACCCCTACGGTGTCTCCCGCGGCCCGGCCCCCTCCACCTGGCCGGACAAACACGGCTACCTGGGCGGATACCAGGCGACGACCGGCCTGACGCACCTCGGGGCGCGTGAGTACGACCCCAACACCGGCCGCTTCACCACCGTCGACCCGGTGCTGAACACCGACAGCCCGCAGCAGATGAACGGCTACTCCTACGCCAACGACAACCCCGTCGGGATGTCCGACCCGTCCGGGCTGTGCCCTTTCCAGCCCGACGGCGCCTGCCGCCAGTCCGACGGCAAACTCAGCGGCGGCGACGCCTGCCGTGTCGGTGGCTGGAGCTGTCCGACGAAAGACTCGAACATCTGCGGCTGCAGGGATAGGTCGGTTTACGCCAACCACGGAACTCCTCCCTCAGGCGGGAAGCAACAGCCAGGCCAGAAGGCCCACGGCGCATCGGGCGGTGCAGCACGAGGCTCGTCCGACGACAGTGACGACGACGGAGGCTTCTGGGGGAAGGTCTGGGGCGTCGTCAAGGACGTCGGGGAAGACATCTACGAATACTCCGGCGCCAAGGACGTCGTAGACGACTGCTTCAGCGATTTCGCGCTCCTCGGATGCGCCAAGGGCGTCGTCGAAGTCGGCTCGTGGTTCGTGCCCGTCGGCGCCGCCGCCCACGGGGCCGAAATCGCCGCCGAGGCCGGTGGTCACTTGATCGAGGGCGCGATCGCGTCGGGGCGACAGGTTGCTTTCGCCGCCGAAGGCTCAGCCGAAGGCATCGCCGCCGAAGGCTCAGCCGAAGGCATCGTCGCTGATAGCGGCCCGTACAAGATTTCCCTCGACGAAAATGGAAATCCGGTAGGCGGCCACACCTCAGGAAGTGTTCGACCACCGAGAAACGGGCAGCCTCCGGACTCTGTCCATACGAGAACCGGAAGCGATGGAACGCCCGTCCAAAACACCATTTTTGACGGCAACGGCGACGCTGTTGGACATTTCGACTTCAAGGCACATCAGGGAGTCAACGGGCCGCACGGGCACGTATTCGAAACGCCCGGAGTTATTGGTGGACACGGTCCAACAGCTGCCCATATTCCTGAGGCTGATCTGCCTCCGGGTTGGAATATGCGACCCTAG
- a CDS encoding MerR family transcriptional regulator, with translation MRFSISQVAKASGVSARMLRHYDAIGLLKPSVVAANGYRWYGRAELLRLQRIMVLRRLGIGLDQLGEILREQSDEAAALLSHLTQLQAERRRLDTIISTIEETIDDLDAARIQDPQRFFAGLRQDKATMRKSLAESFGPASSAAFDTAAAAQDDFTTADYEHAAAQGAALFRRLADVMRAAAAPDEPAALDAIGDHYDSVQKYWQPTPEAYSALGQLYLSDPRQRGMAEQADPELPAWLAAAIPAYAQHRLAAKPIRNSSIAPTGDPTGSATIHARPLDHGAADLQHPQVIEQATRTPATSLITTHEAPNLPKRQ, from the coding sequence GTGCGCTTTTCCATCAGCCAGGTCGCCAAGGCCTCCGGAGTGTCCGCCCGGATGCTCCGCCACTACGACGCAATCGGCTTGCTCAAGCCCAGCGTGGTCGCCGCCAACGGGTACCGCTGGTATGGCCGGGCGGAGCTGTTGCGGTTGCAGCGCATCATGGTTCTGCGCCGGCTCGGCATCGGACTGGACCAGCTCGGCGAGATCCTGCGCGAGCAGTCCGACGAGGCGGCCGCGCTGCTCAGCCACCTGACCCAGCTCCAGGCCGAGCGCCGCCGGCTCGACACGATCATCAGCACGATCGAGGAAACCATCGACGACCTGGACGCGGCCCGCATCCAGGACCCACAACGGTTCTTCGCCGGTCTGCGCCAGGACAAAGCCACCATGCGGAAGTCGCTGGCGGAGTCCTTCGGGCCGGCGAGTTCAGCCGCCTTCGACACCGCGGCAGCGGCCCAGGACGACTTCACCACTGCGGACTACGAACACGCGGCGGCGCAGGGTGCCGCATTGTTCCGGCGGCTGGCCGACGTCATGCGCGCCGCAGCAGCACCGGACGAACCCGCGGCGCTGGACGCGATCGGCGACCACTACGACTCCGTCCAGAAGTACTGGCAGCCCACACCCGAGGCGTACTCGGCGCTGGGCCAGCTGTACCTGAGCGACCCGCGCCAGCGCGGCATGGCAGAACAGGCGGATCCGGAGCTGCCCGCCTGGCTGGCCGCCGCCATCCCGGCCTACGCACAGCACCGACTTGCCGCGAAGCCGATCAGGAACTCCTCGATCGCCCCGACCGGCGATCCGACCGGGTCCGCCACCATCCACGCCAGGCCGCTCGACCACGGCGCGGCAGACCTGCAACATCCACAGGTGATTGAGCAGGCAACACGAACTCCAGCGACTTCATTGATCACGACGCACGAGGCCCCGAACCTCCCCAAAAGGCAATAA
- a CDS encoding GNAT family N-acetyltransferase produces the protein MDDVAVRPVKDDELGAVAELRWRWVRENQGTPVTTHEEFLQWFVSWAQANGASHRCLVMVRGHVVIGMAWLAITQRVPTPRALERASGDVQCVYVVPDHRDAGLGGRLIDAVVNLAHELGLERLTVHSSTRAIPAYTRHGFAMSSRLLHAELAQASGTSR, from the coding sequence GTGGACGATGTCGCTGTTCGGCCGGTCAAGGACGACGAGTTGGGTGCCGTTGCCGAGCTTCGGTGGCGGTGGGTGCGGGAAAATCAGGGCACACCCGTCACCACCCATGAGGAGTTTCTGCAGTGGTTTGTGAGCTGGGCACAGGCGAACGGCGCCTCGCATCGTTGCCTGGTCATGGTCCGCGGTCACGTGGTCATCGGCATGGCCTGGTTAGCGATCACCCAGCGAGTGCCGACCCCGCGTGCCCTCGAACGTGCGTCAGGCGACGTGCAGTGCGTTTACGTAGTCCCGGATCACAGAGACGCCGGCCTCGGGGGCCGGCTCATCGACGCAGTCGTGAACCTCGCACACGAACTCGGGCTGGAGCGGCTGACAGTTCACTCCAGCACCCGAGCGATTCCGGCATACACCCGTCACGGTTTTGCGATGTCCTCGCGGCTCCTGCATGCCGAACTCGCGCAGGCGAGCGGCACGAGCAGGTGA